The following proteins are encoded in a genomic region of Lachnospiraceae bacterium KM106-2:
- a CDS encoding type IV secretory pathway, VirB4 components — protein MGLFTDGFKLLKKASEPLYKTPKSIQETIEIMAVAENGIFEVSKNKYSKCYRFQDINYTTATEDEQIGIFERYCKFLNSLDCNYKITINNKNKNMDELRDKVLIAEKNDGFNNYRRIYNDIIEEKIIEGRQGIEQERYLTITIERKNFEEAKAQFATLEATIHKAFIELGAEIVPLNGNERLKVLYDYYHLGDEGSFDFDIKKAKKVGADFRNDLCNGMVKYFPDHFEDESKFCKALFIKKYPSSLSDRFINEITSLPVHSITSIDVVPVPKDLTTKVLQKKYLGIESDIIKQQRVRNKNNDFSTEISYAKRTEKKEIEEIMDDVRENDQCLFFVGVTIILMAESKKELESVCETVETIGKRNSCTIDTHYLKQREALNTALPIGVRQVETMRTLLTQSLAVLMPFNVQELNDSTGNYYGINQISKNVNIGNRKKLINGNGFVFGVPGSGKSFFCKMEMGSVFLSGDDEIIVIDPMNEYFDIADTYGGTVVNMSTYTDNYVNPLEMDVWSLDPNDSKGMVREKGEFMLGLCEQCIGDSLNSRQKSIIDRCVRKLYIDIARSKEKYIPVMSDFYDILMAQPEDEAKDIALSLELFVNGSLNIFNHQTNVDVDNRFTVYGIRDLGTELSPITMLVMMESIQNRIVENGKRGKATWLYIDEFHVLLNSEYSAKYLQQLWKKVRKQGGLCTGITQNVVDLLQNYTATTMLANSEFVALLKQANTDSSKMAEVIGVSEAQLRFVTNTASGMGLIKCGSVVIPFDNQISKDTDLYRLYNTNIHEKIAEQKKKEAMLQ, from the coding sequence ATGGGTTTATTTACAGACGGATTTAAGTTATTAAAGAAGGCGAGTGAGCCTTTGTATAAGACACCTAAATCCATTCAGGAAACCATAGAGATTATGGCGGTGGCTGAAAACGGCATTTTTGAAGTAAGCAAAAATAAGTATTCCAAATGCTACCGCTTTCAGGACATCAATTACACGACAGCAACCGAGGATGAGCAGATCGGTATTTTCGAGAGATACTGCAAGTTCTTAAATTCGCTGGACTGTAATTATAAGATTACGATCAACAATAAGAACAAAAACATGGATGAACTCCGTGACAAGGTTCTGATTGCTGAGAAAAATGATGGTTTCAATAATTACAGAAGAATTTACAATGACATCATTGAAGAGAAGATTATTGAGGGCAGACAGGGGATTGAGCAGGAGAGATACCTGACGATCACGATTGAGAGAAAGAACTTTGAGGAGGCGAAGGCACAGTTTGCAACCCTTGAGGCAACGATACACAAGGCTTTCATTGAACTTGGTGCGGAGATTGTGCCTCTTAATGGAAATGAGAGGCTGAAAGTGCTTTATGACTATTATCATCTTGGAGATGAGGGCAGCTTTGATTTTGATATCAAAAAGGCAAAGAAGGTCGGGGCAGATTTTAGAAATGACCTGTGCAATGGGATGGTGAAATATTTCCCGGACCATTTTGAGGATGAGAGTAAATTCTGCAAGGCACTTTTTATCAAAAAGTATCCGAGCAGTTTATCAGACAGATTCATCAATGAGATTACTTCCCTTCCGGTTCATTCTATCACGAGTATTGATGTGGTGCCTGTTCCAAAGGATCTGACAACAAAGGTGCTTCAGAAAAAATACCTTGGTATTGAGTCGGATATTATCAAACAGCAGAGAGTTCGTAATAAGAATAACGATTTTTCTACGGAAATTTCATATGCCAAGAGAACGGAGAAAAAGGAGATTGAGGAAATCATGGATGACGTCCGTGAGAATGACCAGTGCCTTTTCTTCGTGGGAGTAACCATTATTCTTATGGCAGAAAGCAAGAAGGAGCTTGAGAGTGTATGTGAGACTGTGGAGACCATCGGAAAGCGTAACAGCTGCACGATTGATACACACTACTTAAAGCAGAGGGAAGCTCTCAACACAGCACTTCCGATTGGTGTAAGACAGGTGGAGACAATGCGTACCCTTCTTACTCAGTCACTTGCGGTACTTATGCCATTCAATGTGCAGGAGCTTAATGACAGCACAGGCAACTATTATGGTATCAACCAGATCAGCAAGAATGTGAATATCGGTAACAGAAAGAAGCTTATCAACGGAAATGGCTTCGTTTTCGGAGTGCCTGGTTCCGGTAAATCCTTCTTCTGTAAGATGGAGATGGGCAGCGTATTCTTGTCGGGTGATGATGAAATAATCGTTATAGATCCAATGAACGAGTACTTTGATATAGCTGATACTTATGGTGGAACAGTGGTAAATATGTCTACCTACACGGATAACTATGTGAATCCGCTGGAGATGGATGTATGGAGCCTTGATCCGAATGATTCCAAGGGAATGGTTAGAGAGAAGGGCGAGTTTATGCTTGGACTTTGTGAGCAGTGTATCGGGGACAGTTTAAATTCAAGACAGAAGTCAATCATCGACCGCTGTGTGAGAAAACTGTATATCGACATTGCAAGGAGCAAAGAGAAGTATATCCCTGTAATGAGTGATTTCTACGATATCCTTATGGCGCAGCCGGAGGACGAGGCAAAGGACATTGCATTGTCACTAGAGCTTTTCGTAAATGGTTCACTTAACATCTTCAATCACCAGACAAATGTGGATGTGGATAACAGATTCACAGTATATGGTATCAGGGACTTAGGTACAGAGCTTAGTCCTATCACAATGCTTGTCATGATGGAGTCTATTCAGAACAGGATTGTTGAGAATGGCAAGAGAGGCAAGGCAACATGGCTCTATATTGATGAGTTCCATGTCCTGCTTAATTCCGAGTATTCTGCAAAATATCTGCAGCAGCTCTGGAAGAAAGTAAGAAAGCAGGGAGGTCTTTGTACAGGTATCACGCAGAATGTCGTCGATCTGTTGCAGAATTACACAGCAACCACAATGCTTGCAAACTCTGAGTTTGTGGCACTTTTGAAGCAGGCAAATACGGACAGTTCCAAGATGGCGGAAGTTATCGGGGTATCAGAGGCACAGCTAAGATTCGTAACCAATACTGCATCGGGAATGGGACTTATCAAGTGTGGTTCTGTGGTGATTCCATTTGATAATCAGATTAGTAAGGATACAGATTTGTACAGGCTGTATAATACTAACATTCATGAGAAGATTGCAGAACAGAAGAAAAAAGAAGCAATGCTGCAGTGA